A genomic window from Desulfonatronum thiosulfatophilum includes:
- a CDS encoding ABC-F family ATP-binding cassette domain-containing protein gives MSKLTIHALTKSYGGRDIFKDFNLEITGGTRLAVVGANGAGKSTLLRILAGESAPDSGRIIFSSGARLGYVAQELETGDLERGLLAWIMDALPSWAGFWQRWEDAVRNRDEAGLKILAEEQTILEHQLGYSPEHRAKTILCGLGFSDGALDKPLQALSGGWRERAKLARVLTAGADVLLLDEPTNHLDLEAVTWLEQYLLGFDGVLVFVAHDRVFLDKVATQTLYLGEAKPILRPGTFTQFLAWREEMEQQWERQAAAIDEKIRHQAAFIDRFRYKASKARQAQSKLKSTDKLHKELEEMRNQRPQTRARTLSFALPEPSRGDQTVLAAADLDFSFDGSPLWPPLTFQLYRGQKVALAGPNGAGKTTLLKLISGDLEPRNGRIKIGPNTVMGYFSQHQTEILNPDTSVMSEMRRLAGPKATYFEACSILGLFLLGEEYWERPVASLSGGEKSRLLLGSLFAARANFLVLDEPTNHLDLESREALIRALEEYSGTLIFVAHDRRLLAEAAQEIWAVGSEGMRVFTRGFEEYDAYRQQAVQPDCPVDQPAQNIKASRQEEKERRRVEAEQRNALSRRLKPLKEEYAKVESDLEKVLARQSELEQVLADPETYARADEFTRLSKEYHEVEQKGEKLLLRLEELEASIGVLENQPEAA, from the coding sequence ATGTCCAAACTCACCATCCATGCCCTGACCAAATCCTACGGCGGCCGAGACATTTTCAAAGACTTCAATCTGGAAATCACGGGTGGGACCCGACTGGCCGTTGTAGGCGCCAACGGTGCGGGCAAGTCCACCCTCCTGCGCATTCTGGCCGGAGAGTCCGCTCCGGACAGCGGACGGATCATTTTTTCATCAGGCGCCCGCTTGGGCTATGTCGCCCAGGAACTGGAGACAGGAGACCTTGAACGGGGGCTGCTGGCCTGGATCATGGACGCCCTGCCGTCGTGGGCCGGATTCTGGCAACGATGGGAAGATGCCGTCCGGAATCGCGATGAGGCCGGCCTGAAAATACTGGCCGAGGAACAAACCATTTTGGAGCATCAACTGGGCTACAGCCCTGAACATCGGGCCAAGACGATTCTCTGCGGGCTGGGCTTCAGCGACGGTGCCCTGGACAAGCCGCTGCAAGCCTTGAGCGGCGGTTGGCGCGAACGGGCCAAGCTGGCCCGGGTGCTCACCGCTGGCGCGGACGTGCTGCTCTTGGACGAACCCACCAACCACCTGGATCTGGAAGCCGTGACCTGGCTTGAGCAGTACCTGCTGGGTTTCGACGGCGTTCTGGTCTTCGTGGCCCATGACCGGGTCTTCCTGGACAAGGTGGCTACCCAGACCCTCTATCTGGGCGAAGCCAAACCCATCCTGCGACCCGGGACCTTTACCCAGTTTTTGGCTTGGCGGGAGGAGATGGAGCAGCAATGGGAACGTCAGGCCGCGGCCATTGACGAGAAAATCCGCCACCAGGCCGCCTTCATCGACCGCTTCAGGTACAAGGCCAGCAAAGCTAGGCAGGCTCAGAGCAAGCTCAAAAGCACGGACAAACTGCACAAGGAACTGGAGGAGATGCGCAACCAACGCCCGCAAACCAGGGCCAGGACGCTCTCTTTCGCGCTTCCCGAACCGAGCCGTGGCGATCAGACCGTCCTGGCAGCCGCGGACCTCGATTTTTCTTTTGACGGCAGTCCCCTCTGGCCGCCGCTAACCTTTCAGCTCTACCGGGGCCAGAAGGTGGCTCTGGCCGGGCCCAACGGCGCCGGCAAGACCACGCTGCTCAAGCTGATCAGCGGCGACCTTGAGCCCAGAAACGGACGGATCAAGATCGGCCCGAACACGGTGATGGGGTATTTCAGCCAGCACCAGACCGAAATCCTCAATCCCGATACCTCCGTCATGTCCGAAATGCGGCGTCTCGCCGGGCCCAAGGCCACCTACTTTGAAGCCTGCTCCATTCTCGGCCTTTTCCTGTTGGGAGAGGAATACTGGGAACGACCAGTTGCCAGTCTGAGCGGCGGCGAGAAAAGCCGCCTCCTGCTGGGCTCTCTGTTCGCGGCCCGGGCCAATTTTCTGGTCCTGGACGAACCCACCAACCACCTGGATCTGGAAAGCCGAGAAGCCCTGATCCGGGCCCTGGAGGAGTATTCGGGCACGCTGATTTTCGTGGCCCACGACCGCCGCCTGCTGGCCGAGGCGGCCCAGGAGATCTGGGCTGTGGGAAGCGAAGGGATGCGGGTTTTCACGCGCGGATTTGAGGAATACGATGCCTACCGTCAGCAGGCGGTACAGCCGGACTGCCCGGTGGACCAGCCGGCCCAGAACATCAAAGCATCACGTCAGGAAGAAAAGGAGCGGCGACGGGTGGAAGCCGAACAGCGCAATGCGCTGTCTCGTCGGCTCAAGCCCTTAAAAGAGGAATATGCCAAGGTCGAATCAGATCTCGAAAAGGTCCTGGCCCGCCAAAGTGAGCTGGAACAAGTCCTCGCCGACCCGGAAACTTACGCACGCGCCGATGAGTTCACCCGCCTCAGCAAGGAGTATCACGAGGTGGAACAGAAGGGAGAAAAGCTGTTGCTGCGTTTGGAAGAGCTGGAAGCCAGTATTGGAGTTTTGGAGAATCAGCCGGAGGCAGCGTGA
- a CDS encoding type 1 glutamine amidotransferase domain-containing protein, whose product MELSGKKVMVMVAEMYNDYEFIYPYYRLLETGADVQVVGAKSGVVYSGKAGTTAKSTAAAEDLSPADFAGVVIPGGYAPDFMRRSAAMVDLVRELDKQGKVVAAICHAGWMLASAKILQGRTVTSFFAIKDDLIHAGANWVDQEVVEDGKLITSRTPEDLPAFMRAVIRAMSQV is encoded by the coding sequence ATGGAACTGTCGGGCAAGAAAGTCATGGTTATGGTTGCGGAAATGTATAACGATTACGAGTTCATCTATCCCTATTACCGGCTTCTGGAGACAGGCGCCGACGTCCAGGTGGTGGGTGCAAAATCCGGAGTGGTCTATTCGGGCAAGGCCGGGACCACTGCCAAAAGCACGGCAGCCGCCGAGGACCTGAGCCCCGCGGATTTTGCCGGGGTGGTTATTCCCGGGGGCTATGCTCCGGATTTCATGCGCCGCAGCGCCGCCATGGTCGATCTGGTCCGGGAGTTGGACAAGCAGGGCAAGGTCGTGGCGGCCATCTGTCATGCGGGATGGATGCTGGCTTCGGCCAAAATTCTCCAGGGCCGGACCGTGACCTCCTTTTTCGCCATCAAGGACGACCTGATCCATGCCGGTGCGAACTGGGTCGACCAGGAAGTCGTGGAGGACGGCAAGCTGATCACCAGCCGCACTCCGGAAGACCTGCCGGCCTTCATGCGCGCGGTGATTCGGGCGATGTCCCAGGTCTGA
- the def gene encoding peptide deformylase, whose protein sequence is MAKIRPILSYPNPILAQVAKDIETVTPEICRLAEDMLETMYDKEGLGLAAPQVGESCRLVVIDISGPEKREEPLVLVNPRIVSQEGQVDSSEGCLSVLNYRSKVQRAEKIRLQALNLEGQPVEMEMDGMLAICLQHELDHLNGVLFIDRISRLKRSLYEQKLKKWIKKDKLP, encoded by the coding sequence ATGGCCAAGATTCGTCCCATTCTGAGCTATCCGAATCCGATCCTGGCCCAGGTCGCGAAAGATATCGAAACCGTCACGCCGGAGATCTGCCGGTTGGCCGAGGACATGCTGGAAACCATGTATGATAAGGAGGGGCTCGGTCTGGCCGCTCCACAGGTCGGAGAATCCTGCCGACTGGTTGTCATCGACATATCCGGCCCGGAAAAGCGGGAGGAGCCGCTTGTGCTCGTAAATCCGCGAATCGTCTCTCAGGAAGGCCAAGTCGACTCCAGCGAAGGTTGCCTGAGCGTTTTGAACTATCGAAGCAAGGTCCAACGGGCGGAGAAGATCCGCCTGCAAGCTCTGAATCTTGAGGGGCAACCCGTGGAAATGGAAATGGACGGCATGCTGGCCATCTGCCTGCAACATGAACTCGATCATCTGAACGGCGTGCTGTTTATCGACCGGATCAGCCGATTGAAACGCTCCCTATACGAGCAGAAGTTGAAAAAATGGATCAAGAAAGACAAGCTCCCCTGA
- a CDS encoding DUF116 domain-containing protein, translating to MPLHPSSPPHKSGPGEDLTLEKASDPRKRLFIGLILGASVLLSLFLVILWVIPYIGLKNIHAFAPIVLAVALLALISMIMWSSIGLVLNILLGRSFPLSSRFRGITIKLFLPLMTLLGRFFNIPKDDIRLSFIKVNNELVASERGRFQPHEILLLLPHCLQNSRCPRRLTYDIKHCKRCGECPIDGLLGLSEKYGIKIAIATGGTIARRIVVQNKPKLIIAVACDRDLSSGIQDTYPIPVYGVLNQRPFGPCLDTLVDLPNIESALERFLAAPAKS from the coding sequence ATGCCGTTGCATCCCTCGTCTCCACCCCATAAATCAGGTCCTGGGGAAGACCTGACTCTCGAAAAAGCCTCGGATCCCAGAAAACGTCTGTTTATCGGGCTGATACTGGGTGCCTCCGTTCTCCTGAGCCTGTTCTTGGTCATTCTCTGGGTCATTCCCTACATCGGGCTGAAAAATATCCACGCCTTTGCTCCGATTGTTCTCGCGGTCGCTCTGCTGGCTCTGATCTCCATGATCATGTGGTCGTCCATCGGCCTCGTCCTGAACATTCTTCTGGGCAGGAGCTTTCCGCTCAGTTCTCGGTTCCGAGGCATCACCATCAAGCTCTTCCTGCCATTGATGACCCTGTTGGGGCGGTTTTTCAACATTCCCAAGGATGATATCCGGCTTTCGTTCATCAAGGTGAACAATGAACTTGTGGCCTCGGAACGGGGGCGGTTCCAGCCTCATGAAATTCTTCTGCTCCTGCCCCATTGCCTGCAAAATTCCAGATGCCCCAGGCGGCTGACCTACGACATCAAGCACTGCAAACGATGCGGCGAATGTCCCATTGACGGCCTGCTCGGTCTGTCCGAGAAATACGGGATCAAGATTGCTATTGCCACGGGCGGGACCATTGCCAGGCGCATCGTGGTCCAGAACAAGCCCAAGCTGATCATTGCGGTGGCCTGCGACCGCGATCTATCCAGCGGCATCCAGGATACCTACCCCATTCCCGTCTACGGAGTCCTGAACCAGCGTCCCTTCGGCCCTTGCCTGGACACTCTGGTCGACCTGCCCAATATCGAATCCGCCCTGGAACGCTTTTTGGCCGCTCCGGCCAAATCCTGA
- a CDS encoding carboxymuconolactone decarboxylase family protein yields the protein MSAEKLPQNFQKLQENHPDYMSAVRELGKAVRDAGPLDEKTVNLVQLGAAAAQRLEGAVHSHARRAMAAGATTDELRHALIVLTSTIGFPAVAAAMSWITDLKDE from the coding sequence ATGTCGGCGGAAAAACTTCCCCAGAATTTCCAGAAGTTGCAGGAGAACCACCCAGACTACATGTCGGCCGTGAGAGAACTTGGCAAGGCGGTGCGGGATGCCGGCCCACTGGATGAAAAAACCGTCAATCTGGTGCAGCTCGGCGCAGCCGCGGCCCAGCGCCTGGAAGGCGCCGTGCACAGTCACGCCAGAAGAGCCATGGCTGCCGGAGCAACAACAGATGAGTTGCGTCACGCCCTGATTGTTCTCACATCGACCATCGGCTTCCCGGCTGTGGCCGCGGCCATGAGCTGGATCACCGATTTGAAGGACGAATAA
- a CDS encoding RsmB/NOP family class I SAM-dependent RNA methyltransferase, with the protein MAASRTPPARFVALQALQQTLQQGNDLQFALDFQLRRLHVSGKDANLATELCYGYLRNKGRVAFCLEHFLQKPGKLPPLCRTAFELATYETLFLERIPEFATRSWLANLVRQQWGSGLTRLATAYMTNIFKNKAALNASEFYQKNASDARAFLSAFYSLPLWIVDLWTEAYGPETAQRLAAAQIHPAPLGLRINPLHAGKDELVRQYVALEAESADLEILDSLSVSCSRETARRLFPELSADIKAGAISRQSLESQRILKELGAGSWGEPIWDVCAGRGGKTCYLLERGQKQVRASDPNPFRVHGLSRELERLGLPPIPVVVARGDVRLPWQKKPATILLDVPCSGLGVLSRKSDIKWKRTPKDIPPLIALQDQLLRQSAEVLRPGGRIVYITCTLNPAENQARIDHFLGEHPGFSITKRYETQINDSAREFFWGVVLEKG; encoded by the coding sequence ATGGCGGCATCCCGTACTCCCCCAGCCAGATTTGTCGCCCTCCAGGCTCTGCAGCAGACCCTGCAGCAGGGCAACGACCTGCAGTTCGCCCTGGATTTTCAACTCCGCCGGCTGCATGTTTCGGGCAAGGATGCGAATTTGGCCACGGAACTTTGTTACGGATACCTCAGGAATAAGGGACGCGTCGCCTTTTGCCTGGAGCATTTCCTGCAAAAGCCCGGAAAGCTGCCGCCGCTGTGCCGCACGGCCTTTGAACTGGCCACCTACGAAACCCTGTTTCTGGAGCGGATCCCGGAGTTCGCCACCAGATCATGGCTTGCCAATCTGGTGCGTCAACAATGGGGCTCCGGGCTGACCCGCCTGGCCACGGCCTACATGACGAACATCTTCAAAAATAAAGCTGCCCTGAACGCGTCGGAGTTTTACCAGAAAAACGCATCTGATGCTCGGGCCTTCCTGAGCGCGTTCTATTCTTTGCCGCTCTGGATCGTGGACTTGTGGACCGAGGCCTATGGACCTGAGACAGCGCAACGCCTTGCCGCGGCCCAGATTCATCCGGCACCGCTGGGGCTGCGGATCAATCCGCTTCATGCCGGGAAGGACGAGCTTGTCCGCCAGTACGTCGCTCTTGAGGCAGAATCCGCTGACCTGGAAATTCTGGATTCCCTCAGCGTCAGTTGCTCACGCGAAACGGCCCGACGGTTGTTCCCCGAGCTGTCCGCGGACATCAAGGCAGGGGCGATTTCCAGGCAAAGCTTGGAATCGCAAAGGATATTGAAGGAGTTGGGCGCTGGTTCCTGGGGGGAACCGATCTGGGACGTGTGTGCGGGACGAGGCGGGAAGACCTGCTATCTCCTGGAACGCGGACAAAAGCAGGTCCGCGCCAGTGATCCGAACCCGTTCAGGGTGCATGGCTTGTCCAGGGAACTGGAGCGCTTGGGGCTGCCTCCCATCCCGGTCGTCGTGGCCAGGGGCGATGTCCGGCTGCCGTGGCAGAAAAAGCCCGCGACCATTCTCCTGGACGTCCCCTGCTCCGGTCTGGGGGTACTCTCTCGAAAATCGGACATCAAATGGAAACGTACGCCAAAGGACATCCCTCCGCTGATTGCTCTCCAGGACCAGCTCCTCCGCCAATCCGCCGAGGTGCTACGTCCTGGCGGACGCATCGTCTACATCACCTGCACGCTGAATCCGGCGGAAAATCAGGCCAGAATCGATCACTTTCTGGGCGAACATCCGGGATTCTCCATCACAAAGCGATATGAAACGCAGATTAATGACTCTGCTAGGGAATTTTTCTGGGGAGTCGTGCTGGAGAAAGGGTAG
- a CDS encoding dihydrolipoyl dehydrogenase family protein, with amino-acid sequence MEHFDVIVIGSGTAGYTAAHACRKAGRSVLVVDKQPFGGTCAMRGCQPKKILVAAAQAIHGTSALHGQGVDGESRLDWAALMRFKRDFTYSVPERSEQGFLDAGIRTAHGLAVFSGPNQIRIEKKGYSADKFIIAAGAVPRKLSVPGNELLMDSDGFLELDALPSSIAFIGGGFISFEFAHVCAQAGVRTTMIHRGKSFLRGFDPDLVTRLMEAGQAQGISFLRESSVKQIDQDEGGLTLHISGSDQQTLSVDKAVAAIGRVPDLADLGLDSAGVEHTPRGIKVNSFMQTSNPSIYAVGDVADTQHLLSPTADMEANTAASNILRGNSVHADYTAIPSVVFSIPALAAVGMSEEQAHAHAEQEGIQLMVNAGDASEWMSSRRIGQKHAAYKVILNESTGTILGAHILGHNAGEMINIFAMAMKFGLTREQLKSLLWAYPTHISDIKYML; translated from the coding sequence ATGGAACATTTTGACGTCATCGTCATTGGATCAGGCACGGCCGGCTATACGGCCGCCCACGCCTGCCGGAAGGCAGGACGCAGCGTCCTGGTGGTGGACAAGCAACCTTTCGGCGGCACGTGCGCCATGCGCGGATGCCAGCCAAAGAAAATTCTCGTGGCCGCGGCCCAGGCGATCCACGGGACATCTGCATTGCACGGCCAGGGAGTTGATGGAGAAAGCCGGCTGGACTGGGCAGCCTTGATGCGTTTCAAGCGTGATTTCACCTACAGCGTCCCCGAAAGATCAGAGCAAGGCTTCCTGGATGCAGGAATACGGACCGCGCACGGCCTAGCTGTATTTTCCGGCCCCAATCAGATCCGCATCGAGAAAAAGGGCTATTCCGCGGATAAATTCATAATTGCCGCAGGCGCAGTTCCCAGAAAACTGTCCGTTCCTGGAAACGAACTGCTGATGGATAGCGACGGTTTTCTTGAACTGGATGCACTGCCTTCTTCTATCGCCTTTATCGGTGGCGGGTTCATCAGCTTTGAATTTGCTCATGTCTGTGCCCAGGCCGGGGTCCGGACCACAATGATCCACCGTGGCAAATCCTTTCTGCGAGGCTTTGATCCAGACCTGGTCACGCGGTTGATGGAAGCCGGACAGGCCCAGGGAATTTCCTTTCTGCGGGAATCCAGCGTGAAGCAGATCGATCAAGACGAAGGCGGGCTGACGTTGCACATCTCCGGATCGGATCAGCAGACCCTCTCAGTGGACAAAGCCGTGGCCGCCATAGGCCGCGTTCCGGACCTTGCGGATCTCGGTCTGGACTCAGCGGGCGTGGAACATACCCCCCGAGGCATCAAGGTGAACTCCTTCATGCAAACATCCAATCCGTCCATCTATGCCGTGGGGGATGTGGCGGACACGCAGCACCTTCTCTCCCCCACCGCGGACATGGAGGCGAATACCGCCGCCTCGAACATCCTTCGGGGCAACAGCGTTCACGCCGACTATACGGCCATTCCCAGCGTGGTCTTCAGCATTCCCGCGCTGGCCGCCGTAGGGATGAGCGAAGAGCAGGCCCACGCTCATGCCGAGCAGGAGGGAATCCAGTTGATGGTAAATGCCGGGGATGCTTCCGAATGGATGTCCTCCAGGCGTATCGGCCAGAAACACGCGGCCTACAAAGTCATTCTCAACGAATCTACAGGCACGATCCTGGGAGCGCATATCCTGGGACACAATGCGGGGGAAATGATCAATATTTTTGCCATGGCCATGAAGTTCGGCCTGACCAGGGAGCAGTTGAAAAGTCTGTTGTGGGCTTATCCAACGCACATATCGGACATCAAATACATGCTGTAG
- a CDS encoding FAD-dependent oxidoreductase has translation MNTMNYAFMCATPPPSNGLKAAVVGSGPAGLSAAGWLACAGYEVHVYDKLPKAGGLLVFGIPGFRIPARRIEDAALKLSEDYGVQFHFCTKVCTQDKVCESGDEFVQEMVSLSELLHECAAVLICTGSWRSRKLNIHGEHLPGVYTSLEFLFPLRACKLSQSQVVAPPVEGRRVAVVGAGLSAVDVVQSCLRLGAQKVYLLYRKTMNEAPAGRLEIKLLRQRGVQWMERVTPLRIEGAENVQKLIYRQDEELPSPESGRYQEEERELTVDLVVAAIGEVPTNPFPRELRLEDISKKGEGWLQMTKFDGVFVAGDVLTGPSKIGRAILSGLRAAESLDGWIKAHAGQAEAASEEEVHG, from the coding sequence ATGAACACGATGAATTATGCGTTTATGTGCGCGACTCCGCCTCCATCGAATGGATTGAAGGCGGCTGTGGTCGGGTCCGGCCCCGCCGGGCTGTCTGCCGCCGGGTGGTTGGCCTGCGCCGGCTACGAGGTTCATGTTTACGACAAGCTGCCCAAGGCTGGAGGTCTTCTGGTATTCGGCATCCCGGGATTTCGCATCCCGGCAAGGCGCATTGAAGACGCTGCCCTGAAGTTGAGCGAGGACTACGGGGTGCAATTCCATTTCTGTACCAAGGTGTGCACCCAGGACAAGGTTTGCGAATCCGGAGATGAGTTTGTCCAGGAAATGGTCAGTCTTTCCGAACTGCTCCACGAATGCGCGGCGGTGCTGATCTGTACGGGAAGTTGGCGCTCCAGGAAGCTGAATATCCATGGCGAGCACCTGCCCGGCGTCTACACGTCCCTGGAATTTTTGTTTCCGCTCCGAGCCTGCAAACTGTCTCAGAGTCAAGTGGTCGCTCCACCGGTCGAGGGACGGCGGGTTGCCGTGGTCGGCGCAGGCCTGTCCGCCGTGGACGTGGTGCAGAGCTGCCTGCGCCTGGGCGCTCAGAAGGTATACCTGCTCTACCGTAAAACCATGAATGAAGCTCCTGCAGGTCGGCTGGAAATCAAACTGCTGCGCCAGCGCGGCGTGCAATGGATGGAGCGTGTCACACCGTTGCGCATCGAAGGCGCGGAAAACGTTCAGAAGCTGATCTACCGGCAAGACGAGGAACTGCCGTCGCCGGAGTCCGGCCGATACCAGGAAGAGGAACGAGAACTGACCGTGGATCTGGTGGTGGCGGCCATCGGCGAGGTGCCCACCAATCCCTTTCCCAGGGAACTGCGCCTGGAAGACATTTCCAAAAAGGGAGAGGGCTGGCTGCAGATGACCAAGTTCGATGGGGTTTTCGTTGCCGGGGACGTGTTGACCGGACCTTCAAAAATCGGCCGGGCGATTCTCAGCGGCTTGCGGGCGGCGGAATCCCTGGATGGATGGATCAAAGCCCACGCAGGCCAAGCCGAAGCAGCCTCTGAGGAGGAAGTCCATGGCTGA
- a CDS encoding histone deacetylase family protein, with amino-acid sequence MITALLYDPFFAVHDSGAGHPESPMRYTALVAALEDDREASALPRLSPRPATTRELAYCHGAGYIELAHNRIKGGHRSLGHPDTNVGPGSWDAAVHAAGGAMTAVDAVFNGSIRSVFCVVRPPGHHARPKQGMGFCIFNNIALAARHAQITHGVERVLIVDWDVHHGNGTQEMFYDDPSVLFFSTHQSNWFPYSGAARETGEGAGEGYTINCPFPAGTGIGPILEAFRDRLLPAAKEFQPELVLISAGFDALAVDPLGAFRLHPEDFDELTKMTMEIADASAEGRIVSLLEGGYDLEGLTSAALIHVHALAG; translated from the coding sequence ATGATTACGGCGCTGCTGTACGATCCCTTCTTTGCCGTTCATGACTCCGGGGCCGGACATCCGGAAAGCCCAATGCGATACACGGCGTTGGTTGCCGCCCTGGAAGATGACCGGGAGGCTTCGGCTTTGCCGCGATTGTCGCCAAGACCGGCGACAACTCGGGAACTGGCTTACTGCCATGGCGCCGGATACATTGAACTGGCGCACAATCGCATCAAGGGCGGTCACCGCAGTCTGGGCCATCCGGATACCAACGTCGGCCCCGGATCATGGGACGCCGCGGTGCATGCGGCCGGAGGTGCCATGACGGCTGTGGATGCCGTGTTCAACGGCTCAATCCGCAGTGTCTTCTGCGTTGTACGCCCTCCGGGGCATCATGCCCGTCCAAAGCAGGGCATGGGATTCTGCATTTTCAACAATATCGCGCTGGCTGCCCGCCACGCCCAGATTACCCACGGCGTTGAACGGGTCCTGATCGTGGACTGGGACGTTCACCACGGCAACGGCACGCAGGAAATGTTTTACGACGACCCTTCCGTGCTCTTCTTCAGCACCCATCAAAGCAACTGGTTTCCCTATTCCGGCGCGGCCAGGGAAACCGGAGAAGGCGCCGGCGAGGGCTACACCATCAATTGCCCTTTTCCTGCCGGAACCGGCATAGGCCCCATTCTCGAGGCTTTTCGCGACCGGCTCCTTCCGGCGGCAAAGGAATTCCAGCCGGAACTGGTCCTCATTTCCGCGGGATTTGATGCCCTTGCCGTTGATCCATTGGGAGCTTTTCGGCTGCATCCCGAAGATTTCGACGAGTTGACAAAGATGACCATGGAAATTGCCGATGCTAGCGCCGAGGGGCGAATCGTCTCCCTACTGGAGGGCGGATACGACCTGGAAGGATTGACATCAGCCGCATTGATTCACGTCCATGCGCTTGCAGGCTGA
- a CDS encoding 4Fe-4S dicluster domain-containing protein: MAESKKTLYIDYNLCIGCESCEAVCGYLYGQPRIHMTRTSDGITVPISCHHCSNPACMKACNVNAFYQDEEGAVLLQPKACVGCMVCLSVCPFAAISHSRTGPNPVAKCDLCAERRAKGMMPACVEICPCGAVLYGSPEDIESELRQRVAEGIVQAHMHPERFGTQVGLRAMKKSVNVEGYSVGTGESSEDDR, from the coding sequence ATGGCTGAGTCCAAGAAAACACTCTATATCGATTACAACTTGTGCATCGGCTGCGAAAGCTGCGAGGCGGTTTGCGGCTACCTCTACGGGCAGCCACGGATTCATATGACCAGGACCAGCGACGGGATCACCGTGCCCATCAGCTGTCACCACTGCTCCAACCCGGCATGCATGAAAGCATGCAACGTGAACGCCTTTTACCAGGACGAGGAAGGCGCGGTTCTTCTGCAGCCCAAGGCCTGCGTCGGCTGCATGGTCTGCCTCTCGGTCTGCCCGTTCGCGGCCATATCCCATTCCCGAACGGGCCCCAATCCGGTGGCCAAATGCGATCTGTGCGCCGAACGGCGGGCCAAAGGCATGATGCCGGCCTGTGTGGAAATATGTCCCTGCGGAGCCGTCCTTTACGGAAGCCCTGAAGACATCGAATCCGAACTCCGGCAGCGGGTGGCCGAGGGAATCGTCCAAGCCCACATGCACCCGGAACGTTTCGGCACCCAGGTCGGGCTGCGGGCCATGAAAAAATCGGTCAATGTGGAAGGGTATTCGGTGGGAACAGGGGAGAGTTCCGAGGATGACCGGTGA
- the fmt gene encoding methionyl-tRNA formyltransferase: MDQERQAPLNVVFFGTPPFAARILDDIAGDPDVLVQAVVTQPDRPCGRGRVCKPSAVKETALARGYPVLQPTTLKDAAVHAELDAYRSDFFIVAAYGLIFPEAVLELPRHGCLNVHASLLPRYRGASPIQAALLAGDHVTGITIMRMAKGMDTGPILLQRAMGIDINDTAQTLHDQLGELGGRFLLESLARHRKGTLIAQEQNHALASYAPRLTKDQGLINWNQPARTVHNHIRAMHPWPGAYFYLPGGQQPPRKVAVHPGKVGEPLPEGTHAPGSFIGIQNGMLAIACQDKTYLVEYLHPSHAKRMDALAFRCGYLQQLLPGDNICETLREPTEP; this comes from the coding sequence ATGGATCAAGAAAGACAAGCTCCCCTGAATGTCGTTTTTTTCGGTACCCCGCCTTTTGCCGCCCGGATTCTGGATGATATCGCCGGTGATCCTGACGTGCTCGTCCAGGCCGTGGTCACGCAACCGGACCGCCCCTGCGGTCGGGGACGGGTCTGCAAGCCGTCCGCGGTCAAGGAAACGGCATTGGCGAGGGGATATCCGGTTCTGCAGCCGACGACCCTCAAGGATGCAGCGGTTCACGCGGAGCTTGACGCCTATCGGTCCGATTTCTTCATCGTGGCCGCTTATGGTTTGATTTTTCCCGAGGCCGTCCTGGAACTGCCCCGCCATGGCTGTCTGAACGTCCATGCCTCGCTCCTGCCGCGCTACCGCGGAGCGTCCCCCATTCAGGCCGCCTTGCTGGCCGGTGATCATGTTACGGGCATCACCATCATGCGCATGGCCAAGGGCATGGATACAGGACCCATTCTACTTCAACGGGCCATGGGCATCGACATCAACGATACCGCGCAGACCCTGCATGATCAGCTTGGCGAGCTGGGCGGGCGATTTCTGCTGGAAAGTCTGGCCCGCCACCGGAAAGGAACGTTGATCGCCCAGGAGCAGAATCATGCCCTGGCCAGCTATGCTCCGCGATTAACCAAGGACCAGGGGCTTATCAACTGGAACCAGCCTGCTCGCACGGTGCACAATCACATCCGGGCTATGCATCCCTGGCCCGGAGCCTATTTCTATCTGCCCGGAGGGCAGCAGCCGCCTCGCAAGGTTGCCGTGCATCCCGGCAAAGTTGGCGAGCCGTTACCCGAGGGAACGCATGCGCCGGGATCATTCATCGGGATACAGAACGGAATGCTGGCAATCGCCTGCCAGGATAAGACCTACCTTGTCGAGTACCTGCATCCTTCGCACGCCAAGCGCATGGATGCCTTGGCGTTTCGATGCGGCTATCTGCAGCAGTTGCTGCCCGGCGACAATATCTGTGAAACTCTGCGTGAACCTACGGAGCCTTGA